One genomic region from Fundulus heteroclitus isolate FHET01 unplaced genomic scaffold, MU-UCD_Fhet_4.1 scaffold_80, whole genome shotgun sequence encodes:
- the LOC105922146 gene encoding major histocompatibility complex class I-related gene protein — protein sequence MNGCEWDDETGEIKGFNQYGFNGEDFLAVDLNTLTWTAPKSQAVITKRMWDAEKARLEHNKNYYIYKCPDWLKKYVHHGRSYLQRTESPSVSLLQKTPSSVVICHATGFYPDRAEIFWRKDGEEIHEGVEKGEILMNNDGTFQMSAELNISSIQPADWRRYDCVFHLSDAEDDIIVTLDKSVIRTNWASSPKIPVAVVAGGVAAFLLLGVAVIVGVFWLRKYNGFQQVDGEE from the exons ATGAATGGCTGTGAGTGGGATGATGAGACTGGGGAAATTAAAGGGTTTAATCAGTATGGGTTTAATGGTGAGGACTTCTTAGCCGTGGACCTGAACACACTGACATGGACTGCTCCTAAATCGCAAGCTGTCATCACAAAACGTATGTGGGATGCCGAGAAAGCTAGATTAGAACATAATAAAAACTACTACATCTACAAATGTCCCgactggttaaaaaaatatgtccaTCATGGGAGGAGCTATCTGCAGAGGACAG AAAGCCCGTCTGTATCTCTGCTCCAGAAGACTCCCTCCTCTGTGGTTATCTGCCACGCTACAGGTTTCTACCCTGACAGAGCTGAAATATTCTGGAGGAAAGACGGAGAGGAGATTCACGAGGGTGTGGAAAAAGGAGAGATCCTCATGAACAATGATGGGACCTTCCAGATGAGTGCTGAACTCAACATTTCATCCATCCAGCCTGCAGACTGGAGGAGATATGACTGTGTGTTTCATCTTTCTGATGCTGAAGATGACATAATAGTCACACTGGATAAATCTGTGATCCGTACAAACTGGG CGTCTTCTCCAAAGATTCCTGTTGCTGTTGTTGCCGGAGGTGTTGCAGCATTTCTTCTTCTGGGAGTTGCCGTAATTGTTGGCGTCTTCTGGTTGAGGAAATATAATG GATTCCAGCAAGTTGATG GAGAAGAATAA
- the LOC118562042 gene encoding zinc transporter SLC39A7-like — translation MNSQREAATTTPFLILFLIPVQSNSDQHQNLLKVLLSFASGGLLGDAFLHLIPHALEPHSHHEDGDDGHSASEESHDHGHSHGAAHGHMMSVGLWVLGGIIAFLVVEKFVRLLKGGHSHSHSHAAPKEKDSDGEGEEEKKTKEKKKNKDAKVRMTEEKKGTEIKVSGYLNLAADFTHNFTDGLAIGASFLVSPAVGAVTTLTILLHEVPHEIGDFAILVQSGCTKKKAMCLQLLTAVGALAGTACSLMAEGVGATATAWILPFTAGGFVYIATVTVLPELLAGRSSFGQSLMEILALLFGVLHSTQK, via the exons ATGAACTCCCAGAGGGAAGCCGCAACAACCA CTCCATTCCTCATCCTTTTCCTGATCCCAGTCCAGTCCAACAGCGACCAGCACCAGAACCTGCTCAAGGTGCTGCTGAGTTTCGCGTCTGGTGGACTGCTGGGTGATGCCTTCCTGCACCTCATACCGCACGCTCTCG AGCCTCATTCCCATCATGAAGATGGAGATGATGGACACTCTGCAAGTGAAGAGTCACATGACCACGGCCACTCCCATG GAGCCGCCCACGGTCACATGATGTCCGTTGGTCTGTGGGTTCTCGGGGGGATCATCGCCTTCCTGGTTGTTGAAAAATTTGTGCGTCTGCTGAAGGGAGGGCATTCCCACAGCCACTCTCACG CTGCTCCTAAAGAAAAGGACAGTGATGGAGAGGGGGAAGAggaaaagaagacaaaagagaagaaaaagaacaaagatgCAAAGGTGCGAATGACGGAAGAGAAGAAGGGCACAG AAATCAAGGTGTCCGGTTATCTGAACCTAGCGGCTGACTTCACGCATAATTTCACCGATGGCCTGGCAATCGGTGCCTCATTCCTCGTCAGCCCAGCCGTGGGCGCCGTCACCACCCTGACAATCCTGCTCCACGAGGTTCCACATGAGATCGGGGACTTTGCCATCCTTGTTCAGTCTGGCTGCACTAAAAAGAAG GCCATGTGTCTACAGCTGCTGACCGCAGTGGGAGCTCTGGCCGGGACGGCGTGCTCCCTGATGGCCGAAGGCGTGGGCGCCACGGCCACCGCCTGGATCCTCCCCTTCACAGCTGGTGGGTTCGTTTACATCGCCACCGTGACGGTGCTCCCTGAGCTGCTGGCCGGCCGCTCCAGTTTCGGCCAATCCCTCATGGAGATCCTGGCGCTGCTGTTCGGAGTTTTACATTCCACACAAAAATGA